In one window of Myxocyprinus asiaticus isolate MX2 ecotype Aquarium Trade chromosome 43, UBuf_Myxa_2, whole genome shotgun sequence DNA:
- the si:dkey-106l3.7 gene encoding uncharacterized protein si:dkey-106l3.7 isoform X1, with protein MNLYRNFGNLLESWVTEGYPYLHSHTEACVNRLDSTGSGSVSGDSVRLSKVKSESEDSGFETVSTISVCHSHQCSGLTSESHSTSLVNGSAQDDVRPSSPSPSVCSSSSSCVYLGSVAPRKTCLKVEQALRWTETTSGHVSRRGDPHKVERGTAGPRYRCNTATFPTSCHTTNARPHYRFSHPRRTHSQPSDHKKAELCRRLLKSHQYGRTVDSQLEFEEGEQCRRDKLSPGLLYLEQVCRMLENIAKLQQQNHTLQKEVEILKNQHAEIKCASLNEEEINYPASQSLDGPEYQTSQQTRLKDSREFRHRSQSDTRAFLGPHRRARFAQDESFVSAGVLFEEPDSKVPILENEHKKPSKIQKLKFTSFSRQETQKPDTENKSVQPKKKTKLSSFFRSRRMTTRL; from the exons ATGAACCTCTATAGGAATTTTGGGAATCTCCTTGAGAGTTGGGTGACAGAAGGCTACCCGTATTTACATTCTCACACAGAAGCCTGTGTGAACAGATTGGACTCTACTGGGAGTGGTTCAGTGTCCGGGGACTCTGTTCGACTTTCCAAAGTAAAATCAGAATCAGAGGATTCCGGATTTGAGACGGTCAGTACGATTAGTGTCTGCCACTCTCACCAGTGCAGTGGATTGACTTCAGAGTCTCACAGCACATCTCTAGTTAATGGCTCTGCTCAAGATGATGTTCGACCATCATCTCCATCTCCTTCTGTTTGCTCTTCCTCATCCTCATGTGTCTATCTTGGCTCTGTGGCTCCAAGAAAAACATGTCTGAAGGTGGAGCAAGCTTTGAGATGGACAGAAACAACCTCGGGGCATGTCTCAAGGAGAGGAGACCCACACAAGGTGGAGAGAGGGACCGCTGGGCCACGGTACCGTTGTAACACAGCCACATTTCCGACTAGCTGTCACACAACTAACGCCAGACCGCATTATCGGTTTAGTCATCCGAGGAGAACTCATTCACAACCTTCAGATCACAAGAAAGCAGAGCTGTGCAGAAGACTCCTTAAATCACACCAATATGGTCGAACAGTAGATAGCCAATTGGAG TTTGAAGAGGGTGAACAATGTAGACGGGACAAGCTCTCTCCAGGGCTGCTGTACCTGGAGCAGGTGTGCAGGATGCTGGAGAACATTGCAAAGCTACAGCAGCAAAATCACACTCTGCAGAAGGAGGTAGAGATTCTGAAGAACCAGCATGCTGAAATTAAG TGTGCAAGCTTGAATGAGGAGGAAATAAACTACCCTGCCAGTCAAAGTTTAGATGGTCCTGAATATCAAACCAGCCAACAGACTCGCCTAAAGGACTCCAGAGAATTTCGTCACAGATCACAGTCTGATACACGAGCATTCTTAGGCCCTCACA GAAGGGCAAGGTTTGCTCAAGATGAATCTTTCGTATCTGCAGGTGTCTTATTCGAGGAACCTGACAGTAAAGTTCCT ATACTGGAAAATGAGCACAAAAAGCCAAGTAAGATTCAAAAGCTGAAATTTACCTCATTTAGTAGGCAAGAAACACAAAAGCCTGACACAGAAAACAAAAG TGTTCAGCCtaagaagaaaacaaaactgtCAAGCTTCTTCAGAAGTAGAAGGATGACCACACGGCTTTGA
- the si:dkey-106l3.7 gene encoding uncharacterized protein si:dkey-106l3.7 isoform X2: MTSSGLSLEFVWICDMKHRTNNVSTVNQSVQFEEGEQCRRDKLSPGLLYLEQVCRMLENIAKLQQQNHTLQKEVEILKNQHAEIKCASLNEEEINYPASQSLDGPEYQTSQQTRLKDSREFRHRSQSDTRAFLGPHRRARFAQDESFVSAGVLFEEPDSKVPILENEHKKPSKIQKLKFTSFSRQETQKPDTENKSVQPKKKTKLSSFFRSRRMTTRL; encoded by the exons ATGACAAGCTCAG GTCTTTCTTTGGAATTTGTCTGGATCTGTGACATGAAACATCGAACTAATAATGTTTCAACTGTAAACCAGTCGGTTCAG TTTGAAGAGGGTGAACAATGTAGACGGGACAAGCTCTCTCCAGGGCTGCTGTACCTGGAGCAGGTGTGCAGGATGCTGGAGAACATTGCAAAGCTACAGCAGCAAAATCACACTCTGCAGAAGGAGGTAGAGATTCTGAAGAACCAGCATGCTGAAATTAAG TGTGCAAGCTTGAATGAGGAGGAAATAAACTACCCTGCCAGTCAAAGTTTAGATGGTCCTGAATATCAAACCAGCCAACAGACTCGCCTAAAGGACTCCAGAGAATTTCGTCACAGATCACAGTCTGATACACGAGCATTCTTAGGCCCTCACA GAAGGGCAAGGTTTGCTCAAGATGAATCTTTCGTATCTGCAGGTGTCTTATTCGAGGAACCTGACAGTAAAGTTCCT ATACTGGAAAATGAGCACAAAAAGCCAAGTAAGATTCAAAAGCTGAAATTTACCTCATTTAGTAGGCAAGAAACACAAAAGCCTGACACAGAAAACAAAAG TGTTCAGCCtaagaagaaaacaaaactgtCAAGCTTCTTCAGAAGTAGAAGGATGACCACACGGCTTTGA
- the LOC127433760 gene encoding RING finger protein 208-like: MSCLRRQPVTIPMDTVKIIRSEKFPLECPVPVTQPRYAPPPRVAWDGGGEGEVIVNQACGDLTMEVNGNNVVPSRPLVSPPAPVFCREASYLAQRKASASDICYHQFHYKMDNVIVNQYVLRSSSTSSSSSSTSSDPVMPCEPLDCPTCGHTYNFASKRPRILSCLHSVCEECLQILYESCPKYKFISCPTCRRETVLFTDYGLAALAINTSILSRLPPDPAGTVQWGTDGDRSCYQTVRQYCQSACTCHIANPLSSCGIM, from the coding sequence ATGTCCTGCCTGCGGCGCCAACCTGTGACCATCCCCATGGACACCGTCAAGATCATCCGGTCAGAGAAGTTTCCTCTGGAGTGTCCTGTCCCAGTGACCCAGCCTCGCTATGCCCCACCTCCCCGTGTGGCCTGGGATGGAGGAGGCGAGGGGGAGGTTATTGTCAACCAGGCATGTGGTGACCTGACCATGGAGGTCAATGGCAACAACGTGGTCCCATCCAGACCCCTAGTGTCGCCCCCTGCCCCCGTCTTCTGCCGTGAAGCCAGTTACCTTGCCCAGCGCAAGGCCAGTGCATCCGACATCTGCTACCATCAGTTCCACTACAAGATGGACAATGTAATTGTCAACCAGTATGTGCTCCGCTCTTCCTCcacctcttcttcctcctcctccacctcctcagACCCGGTAATGCCATGCGAACCACTAGACTGCCCCACTTGTGGACACACCTACAACTTTGCCAGCAAGCGGCCACGCATTCTGTCCTGCTTGCACTCAGTGTGTGAGGAGTGCTTGCAGATCTTGTATGAGTCCTGTCCCAAGTACAAGTTCATCTCCTGCCCCACTTGCCGCCGTGAGACCGTGCTCTTCACTGACTATGGGCTAGCTGCTTTGGCCATCAATACCAGCATCCTCAGCCGGCTGCCACCTGACCCTGCGGGGACTGTGCAGTGGGGCACCGATGGTGACCGCAGCTGCTATCAGACGGTGCGCCAGTACTGTCAGTCGGCTTGCACTTGCCACATTGCCAACCCCCTCTCTTCCTGTGGCATCATGTAG